The Prosthecobacter vanneervenii genome has a segment encoding these proteins:
- a CDS encoding dipeptidase: MNPPGLDHLLTCLRFPSVSTDSTRRADTRACAEWLLAHLRSMGLSGALHETPGHPVVLVKNKHIPGRRTVLLYGHYDVQPAEPLAEWKTPAFEPTIRDGRIYCRGATDNKGQLMAHVQGLAETLAQHADLPVNLTLLFEGEEEIGSPNLKPFLQQHRDELKCDVVAISDTGMVAPGVGTFTYGLRGIACMEARIHGPAIDLHSGIFGGAIANPVTAAARLTATLHDDEGRVMIGGFYDGVRPVQDWERKAWNELGDGDAEMLELTGSPALFGEPGYTERERRWARPTAEVNGIGGGYQGEGSKTVIGREAFVKLSFRLVPDQHPDVILERAAAHLRAHLPKGVRLEIKPGHTGMPYIMDPHSPLGSAAQRALKKVFGDKTALIREGGSIPIVQAFKDVLHADTLLLGLALPDCQAHAPNENFPIDNFIAGVRLNQALLSELV, translated from the coding sequence ATGAATCCTCCCGGCCTCGACCATCTCCTGACCTGCCTGCGTTTTCCTTCTGTCTCCACCGACTCCACTCGCCGTGCTGATACACGGGCCTGTGCGGAGTGGCTGCTGGCGCATCTGCGCTCCATGGGCCTCAGCGGTGCTCTGCACGAGACGCCCGGGCATCCGGTGGTGCTGGTGAAAAACAAACACATCCCCGGCCGCCGCACCGTGCTGCTCTACGGGCACTACGATGTGCAGCCTGCCGAGCCGCTGGCGGAGTGGAAGACGCCCGCCTTTGAGCCCACCATCCGCGATGGCCGCATCTACTGCCGTGGCGCCACGGACAACAAAGGCCAGCTCATGGCCCATGTGCAGGGCCTCGCTGAAACACTGGCTCAGCATGCCGACCTGCCGGTGAATCTGACGCTGCTCTTTGAAGGTGAAGAGGAGATCGGCAGCCCGAATTTGAAGCCCTTTCTGCAGCAGCATCGCGATGAGCTGAAGTGCGATGTGGTGGCCATCTCAGACACCGGCATGGTGGCTCCCGGCGTGGGCACCTTCACCTACGGCCTGCGCGGCATCGCCTGCATGGAGGCACGCATTCACGGCCCCGCGATCGACCTGCACAGCGGCATCTTTGGCGGTGCCATCGCCAATCCTGTCACCGCTGCCGCACGGCTCACCGCCACGCTGCACGATGACGAAGGACGCGTGATGATCGGTGGCTTTTATGACGGCGTGCGCCCCGTGCAGGACTGGGAGCGCAAGGCATGGAATGAACTGGGAGATGGCGACGCCGAGATGCTCGAACTCACCGGCTCTCCTGCACTCTTTGGCGAGCCCGGCTACACCGAGCGCGAGCGCCGCTGGGCACGGCCCACGGCAGAGGTGAACGGCATCGGTGGTGGTTATCAGGGAGAGGGTTCCAAGACGGTCATCGGCCGCGAGGCGTTTGTGAAGCTCTCCTTCCGCCTCGTGCCAGACCAGCATCCAGATGTGATCCTGGAGCGCGCCGCAGCGCATCTGCGTGCGCATCTTCCCAAAGGCGTGCGCCTTGAGATCAAGCCCGGCCACACCGGCATGCCCTACATCATGGATCCGCATTCACCGCTGGGCAGTGCGGCGCAGCGTGCGCTGAAAAAGGTCTTTGGAGACAAGACCGCGCTTATCCGTGAAGGCGGCAGCATCCCCATCGTGCAGGCGTTTAAAGACGTGCTGCACGCCGACACGCTGCTGCTCGGGCTCGCGCTGCCAGACTGCCAGGCGCACGCGCCGAATGAGAACTTCCCCATCGACAACTTCATTGCCGGTGTGCGCCTCAATCAGGCGCTGCTGTCGGAGCTGGTGTGA
- a CDS encoding nucleoside permease produces MKSPAAKKLFVMMILEFFIWGAWLPLIWGYMGKDGLNFTDTQVALVGTAFAIASVIGIFFSNQFADRSFAAEKFMAFSHLVGGVSILAMYWVKDFPTFFALMLVHSLFYVPTISVANSLAFTHLQNAQKEFGLVRMGGTIGWILAAWPLYFILQGKSGVEAVTASRNIFLVSGISSLALAFFSLSLPHTPPKPAAEGESKLAWLSAFKFLGHPYLLVLFIVTFIDSTIHNGYFLMAGGFLGSKAVGIKPEWIMPVMSIGQIAEILTMAVLGAVLARLGWKTTMTLGILGHAARFAVFAFMPANQTMIIAVQVLHGICYAFFFATLYIFIDAAFPKDVRASAQGLFNLLVLGLGDLAAKWIFIPLQGSLTAADGTVNYRELFLWPTGFALVATALLLVAFWPPKELSCNVEVKH; encoded by the coding sequence ATGAAGTCACCCGCCGCCAAGAAGCTGTTTGTCATGATGATTCTGGAGTTTTTCATCTGGGGGGCGTGGCTGCCGCTGATCTGGGGGTATATGGGCAAAGACGGCCTCAACTTCACCGACACCCAGGTGGCGCTGGTGGGCACGGCCTTTGCGATCGCGTCTGTCATCGGCATCTTCTTCAGCAATCAGTTCGCCGACCGCAGCTTTGCGGCGGAGAAGTTCATGGCCTTCAGCCACCTTGTCGGCGGCGTGTCCATTCTGGCCATGTACTGGGTGAAGGATTTCCCCACTTTCTTTGCCCTGATGCTGGTGCACTCGCTCTTTTACGTACCGACGATCTCCGTGGCCAACTCCCTTGCCTTCACGCACCTGCAGAATGCGCAGAAGGAATTTGGACTGGTGCGCATGGGCGGCACCATCGGGTGGATCCTGGCTGCATGGCCGCTCTATTTCATCCTACAGGGCAAGTCGGGGGTGGAGGCAGTGACCGCCAGCCGGAACATCTTCCTCGTTTCAGGCATCTCCTCGCTGGCGCTGGCCTTCTTCAGCCTGAGCCTGCCACATACGCCGCCAAAGCCTGCGGCGGAAGGGGAGAGCAAGCTGGCCTGGCTCAGCGCCTTCAAGTTTCTGGGGCATCCCTACCTCCTCGTGCTGTTCATCGTGACATTCATCGACTCGACCATTCACAACGGTTACTTCCTCATGGCCGGTGGTTTTCTTGGCAGCAAGGCCGTGGGCATCAAGCCTGAGTGGATCATGCCCGTGATGAGCATCGGCCAGATTGCAGAAATCCTCACCATGGCGGTGCTGGGCGCCGTGCTGGCACGCCTGGGCTGGAAGACCACCATGACGCTGGGCATCCTGGGCCACGCGGCGCGCTTTGCGGTTTTTGCCTTCATGCCGGCCAATCAGACGATGATCATCGCCGTGCAGGTGCTGCATGGCATCTGCTACGCCTTCTTCTTTGCCACTCTCTACATCTTCATCGACGCCGCCTTCCCCAAGGATGTGCGGGCCAGCGCCCAGGGGCTCTTCAATCTCCTTGTGCTGGGGCTCGGAGACCTCGCCGCCAAGTGGATTTTCATCCCGCTGCAGGGCAGCCTGACCGCTGCGGATGGCACGGTGAATTATCGTGAGCTCTTCCTCTGGCCCACCGGATTTGCGCTGGTGGCGACGGCGCTGCTTCTCGTTGCCTTCTGGCCGCCGAAGGAGCTCTCCTGCAATGTCGAAGTGAAGCACTAA
- the def gene encoding peptide deformylase: protein MVRKIVRYPEPVLRAKCRPVTEVTPEIRTLAEDMLETMKEANGVGLAAPQVAVDVQLAVIDVSHNPDCLTYMKVNGEKVDMVQHMPIVFLNPVLELGKDKEIGEEGCLSFPRLRGDIRRSSEVKVTYTTLDGSTVTVEADGLLARAFQHEIDHLNGILFIDRLNAVAKVGMKRKLARLMQEWEEDDE from the coding sequence ATGGTACGTAAAATTGTCCGCTATCCTGAACCGGTGCTCCGCGCCAAATGCCGTCCCGTGACCGAGGTCACGCCCGAAATCCGCACCCTGGCGGAGGACATGCTGGAGACCATGAAGGAAGCCAATGGCGTGGGCCTGGCCGCACCGCAGGTGGCTGTGGACGTGCAGCTGGCCGTCATCGATGTCTCCCACAACCCCGACTGCCTCACCTACATGAAGGTGAACGGCGAGAAGGTGGACATGGTGCAGCACATGCCCATCGTGTTTCTCAATCCCGTGCTCGAGCTCGGCAAGGACAAGGAGATCGGCGAAGAGGGCTGCCTCAGCTTCCCCCGCCTGCGCGGAGACATCCGCCGCTCCAGCGAGGTGAAGGTGACCTACACCACCCTGGACGGCAGCACCGTAACCGTGGAGGCCGACGGCCTGCTGGCACGCGCCTTTCAACACGAGATCGACCACCTCAACGGCATCCTCTTCATCGACCGCCTCAATGCGGTGGCGAAAGTAGGAATGAAGCGCAAGCTGGCCCGCCTGATGCAGGAGTGGGAAGAAGACGACGAGTAG
- the trmD gene encoding tRNA (guanosine(37)-N1)-methyltransferase TrmD, with protein MRIDVLTLFPELVTVPMGLSMMGRAQEKGALDLQVHDLREHGLGKHRHVDDTPYGGGQGMVIRPEPVFEALDRIDTPQARMIYMSPAGRRFDQATARRLAAEPHLIFLSGHYEGIDHRIIEHWVDEEISLGDYVLTNGAIAAVVVMDAIVRLLPGVLGDEMSAVEESFGESGLLEAPQYTKPAEYRGLKVPDTLLSGNHAKIAAWRAEQALERTRANRPDLLPPSSR; from the coding sequence ATGCGAATCGATGTGCTCACGCTTTTCCCGGAACTCGTCACCGTGCCCATGGGGCTCAGCATGATGGGGCGTGCCCAGGAAAAAGGCGCGCTTGATCTCCAGGTGCACGACCTGCGCGAGCACGGGCTGGGAAAGCACCGCCACGTGGACGACACGCCCTATGGCGGCGGCCAGGGCATGGTCATCCGCCCGGAGCCTGTGTTTGAGGCGCTGGACCGCATCGACACGCCGCAGGCGCGCATGATTTACATGTCACCTGCAGGCCGGCGCTTTGATCAGGCCACCGCACGCCGTCTCGCCGCCGAGCCGCATCTCATCTTTCTCTCCGGCCATTACGAGGGCATCGACCACCGCATCATCGAGCACTGGGTGGATGAGGAGATCAGCCTGGGCGACTACGTTTTGACCAACGGAGCCATCGCCGCCGTGGTGGTCATGGACGCCATCGTGCGGCTGCTGCCCGGTGTGCTGGGAGATGAGATGAGCGCGGTGGAGGAGAGCTTTGGGGAGAGCGGCCTGCTGGAGGCCCCGCAATACACCAAGCCCGCCGAATACCGTGGCCTCAAAGTGCCTGACACCCTGCTGAGCGGCAACCACGCCAAGATCGCCGCGTGGCGCGCCGAGCAGGCGCTGGAGCGCACGCGTGCCAACCGGCCCGATCTGCTCCCGCCTTCCAGCCGGTAA
- the sucC gene encoding ADP-forming succinate--CoA ligase subunit beta, giving the protein MNIHEYQAKQLFEKFGVASPKGIVASTAAEAGAAAREIGQAGLVVKAQIHAGGRGKGTFKNGFKGGVHVINTPEEAEDIAGKMLGQTLVTHQTGPEGKLVSKVLIAKSVNIKKEYYFAILFDRVSSSHAIIASTEGGMNIEEVAEKTPEKITKEFINPAIGLQGYQCRKLAASLNLRGALMNQAVKLFTALWNLYLKSDCSLVEINPLSVTDDDQLVALDAKFNFDDNSLYRQKDVTAMRDTTEEDPREVAASEYGLNYIGLDGNIACLVNGAGLAMSTMDIIKFHGGEPANFLDVGGGATKEQVTAAFKIILGDPNVKGILVNIFGGIMDCNIIATGIIAAAQEVSLSIPLVVRLEGNNVEAGKATLASSGLKITSASDLTDAAQKIVAAVNG; this is encoded by the coding sequence ATGAACATCCACGAGTACCAAGCCAAGCAGCTGTTTGAAAAATTCGGCGTCGCCAGTCCCAAAGGAATCGTCGCCAGCACGGCGGCTGAAGCAGGAGCCGCCGCACGCGAGATCGGTCAGGCTGGCCTGGTGGTGAAGGCGCAGATCCATGCAGGTGGACGCGGCAAGGGTACCTTCAAGAACGGCTTTAAAGGTGGTGTGCATGTGATCAACACCCCTGAAGAAGCGGAAGACATCGCCGGCAAGATGCTGGGCCAGACGCTGGTGACGCACCAGACCGGCCCCGAAGGCAAGCTGGTGAGCAAGGTGCTCATCGCCAAGTCCGTGAACATCAAGAAGGAGTACTACTTTGCCATCCTGTTTGACCGCGTGAGCAGCAGCCACGCCATCATCGCCTCCACGGAAGGCGGCATGAACATCGAAGAAGTGGCCGAGAAGACCCCGGAGAAGATCACCAAGGAATTCATCAATCCCGCCATCGGTCTGCAGGGCTACCAGTGCCGCAAGCTGGCCGCCTCCCTCAATCTGCGCGGCGCGCTGATGAACCAGGCCGTGAAGCTTTTCACCGCCCTGTGGAACCTCTACCTCAAGAGCGACTGCTCCCTGGTGGAGATCAATCCCCTCTCCGTGACGGATGACGACCAGCTCGTGGCGCTCGACGCCAAGTTCAACTTTGACGACAACTCCCTCTACCGCCAGAAGGACGTGACCGCCATGCGCGACACCACGGAGGAAGACCCCCGTGAAGTGGCCGCCAGCGAGTACGGCCTGAACTACATCGGTCTGGACGGCAACATCGCCTGCCTCGTGAACGGTGCCGGTCTGGCCATGTCCACGATGGACATCATCAAATTCCACGGTGGCGAGCCTGCCAACTTCCTCGATGTGGGCGGTGGCGCCACGAAGGAGCAGGTGACTGCGGCCTTCAAGATCATCCTGGGTGACCCGAATGTGAAGGGCATTCTGGTGAACATCTTTGGCGGCATCATGGACTGCAACATCATCGCCACCGGCATCATCGCCGCAGCGCAGGAAGTGTCCCTGAGCATCCCGCTGGTGGTGCGCCTGGAAGGCAACAACGTCGAAGCTGGCAAGGCCACCCTGGCCAGCAGCGGCCTGAAGATCACCAGCGCCAGCGACCTGACGGATGCTGCGCAGAAGATCGTGGCGGCCGTGAACGGCTGA
- a CDS encoding pentapeptide repeat-containing protein: MASITIEEIAAHARWISSGGASGSKIDETGMNLSGADLSGVNLARGQFVGTTFTAATLVGTNFSGADFSGANFDEADLSGADLSGADLGGVSLKKANLSGANVRGADLSGADLQGANLTNADFTDADLIAANLTGAAQAGMLRAGAKLADTQGLV, from the coding sequence ATGGCCAGCATCACCATCGAAGAAATCGCCGCACATGCCAGATGGATCTCCAGCGGAGGCGCGAGCGGCAGCAAGATCGACGAAACCGGAATGAACCTCTCCGGGGCCGACCTGAGCGGAGTCAATCTGGCCAGGGGCCAGTTTGTGGGCACCACCTTCACCGCAGCCACGCTGGTGGGCACCAACTTCTCCGGCGCAGATTTCAGCGGAGCCAACTTTGACGAGGCCGACCTGAGCGGCGCGGACCTCAGCGGTGCCGACCTCGGTGGTGTGTCATTGAAAAAGGCCAATCTCAGCGGAGCCAACGTGCGCGGCGCGGACCTCTCCGGTGCCGATTTGCAGGGCGCGAACCTGACCAACGCCGACTTCACCGACGCCGATCTCATCGCCGCCAATCTGACCGGCGCTGCGCAAGCTGGCATGCTGCGCGCAGGCGCCAAGCTGGCGGACACGCAGGGGCTGGTGTGA
- a CDS encoding amidohydrolase family protein, producing MTSRRTFISTGIAALTTHGLAQTPAATEPVIDIHQHMNYHKRADEHLLTHQEAMGITTTIILPAGTYVDRESTHHGKSNGLAAQCATTEAARDFAKAHPGAYLWAANEVTDLEGAPAAIEAWLKQGACMIGEQKFMVQCDSAESQKLYALAGEYNVPILLHFQHLTYNLGYDRFHTMLEKFPKTNFIGHAQAFWGNIDKNHDQKVNYPKGKITPGGITDRYLADYPNMYADMSAGSGLLALTRDEEHTTKFFERHQDKILYGSDCADHLGRGPGCQGAQTLAAIRKLAPSKAVERKILFENSRKLFRLG from the coding sequence ATGACTTCACGCCGCACCTTTATCAGCACCGGGATCGCCGCACTCACCACCCACGGACTGGCGCAGACGCCTGCTGCTACGGAGCCGGTGATCGACATCCACCAGCACATGAACTACCACAAGCGCGCGGACGAGCATCTGCTGACGCATCAGGAGGCCATGGGCATCACCACCACGATCATCCTGCCCGCAGGCACGTATGTGGACCGCGAGTCCACCCATCATGGAAAGTCAAACGGACTGGCCGCGCAATGCGCCACCACCGAGGCCGCGCGAGACTTTGCCAAAGCCCACCCCGGAGCCTACCTTTGGGCCGCGAACGAGGTCACCGATCTGGAGGGCGCACCCGCCGCCATCGAGGCCTGGCTCAAGCAGGGCGCGTGCATGATCGGCGAGCAGAAGTTCATGGTGCAGTGTGATTCCGCTGAGAGTCAGAAACTGTATGCGCTGGCGGGCGAATACAACGTGCCCATCCTGCTGCACTTCCAGCACCTGACGTACAACCTGGGCTACGACCGCTTTCACACCATGCTGGAGAAGTTTCCCAAGACGAACTTCATCGGGCATGCGCAGGCGTTTTGGGGAAACATCGACAAAAATCACGATCAGAAGGTGAACTACCCGAAGGGCAAGATCACCCCAGGAGGCATCACCGACCGCTATCTGGCAGACTACCCGAACATGTATGCCGACATGTCCGCCGGCAGCGGCCTGCTGGCGCTGACGCGTGATGAAGAGCACACCACCAAGTTCTTTGAGCGCCACCAGGACAAAATACTTTATGGCAGCGACTGCGCCGACCACCTGGGCCGCGGCCCCGGCTGCCAGGGCGCGCAAACACTCGCCGCCATCCGCAAGCTGGCCCCCAGCAAAGCCGTGGAGCGCAAGATCCTGTTTGAGAACTCACGCAAGCTCTTCCGGCTGGGGTGA
- the glgA gene encoding glycogen synthase, translating to MKALFLTNEYPPHIYGGAGVHVEYLTKELAKLMDVDVRCFGDQDSHEGSLKVKGYGLDTTGWDSPLNLKSVFGAVQRCLDFNTSGIDASLVHLHTWYAHFGGILAKLNYGVPMVLTVHSLEPLRPWKREQLGHGYDFTVWLENTALKMADAIIAVSEGTKADLLQHFDLDPHKIHVIYNGIDLAEYRRTEAPDVLRKHGVDPDKPYVLFVGRIARQKGIVHLVRAIQHLDPGFQVVLCAGAPDTPEIKAEMEAAVAEASKSRPGVIWVQSMLPVQEKIVMYSHAEVFCCPSIYEPFGIINLEAMACETAVVASAVGGIKEVVVDGETGILVPLEQQTESPFEALHPDKFAKDLAAGINKLMADPALRHRMAQAGRQRAEDHFSWKSIARKTHALYKTLAG from the coding sequence ATGAAAGCTCTTTTCCTCACCAACGAATACCCGCCCCACATCTACGGCGGCGCCGGTGTTCACGTCGAATACCTCACCAAGGAGCTGGCCAAGCTCATGGACGTGGACGTCCGCTGCTTTGGCGACCAGGACAGTCATGAGGGCAGCCTCAAGGTCAAAGGCTACGGACTCGACACCACCGGCTGGGACAGCCCTCTCAATCTGAAATCCGTCTTTGGCGCAGTGCAGCGCTGCCTGGACTTCAACACCAGCGGCATCGATGCCAGCCTCGTGCACCTGCACACCTGGTATGCGCACTTTGGCGGCATCCTGGCCAAGCTGAACTACGGCGTGCCCATGGTGCTGACCGTGCACTCCCTGGAGCCCCTGCGCCCCTGGAAGCGCGAGCAGCTCGGCCACGGCTACGACTTCACCGTCTGGCTGGAAAACACCGCGCTGAAAATGGCCGATGCCATCATCGCCGTCTCTGAAGGCACCAAGGCCGACCTGCTGCAGCATTTCGATCTCGACCCGCACAAGATCCACGTCATCTACAACGGCATCGACCTCGCCGAATACCGCCGCACCGAAGCTCCCGACGTGCTGCGCAAGCACGGTGTGGACCCCGACAAGCCCTACGTCCTCTTCGTCGGTCGCATTGCCCGGCAGAAGGGCATCGTGCATCTCGTGCGCGCCATCCAGCATCTGGACCCCGGCTTCCAGGTCGTGCTCTGCGCAGGCGCTCCTGACACCCCCGAGATCAAGGCCGAGATGGAGGCCGCCGTGGCCGAGGCCAGCAAGTCACGCCCCGGCGTCATCTGGGTGCAGAGCATGCTGCCTGTGCAGGAAAAGATCGTCATGTACTCGCATGCCGAAGTCTTCTGCTGCCCGTCCATTTACGAGCCCTTTGGCATCATCAATCTGGAAGCCATGGCCTGCGAGACCGCCGTGGTGGCCAGCGCCGTGGGCGGCATCAAGGAAGTCGTGGTCGATGGAGAGACCGGCATCCTCGTGCCGCTGGAGCAGCAGACCGAGAGCCCTTTTGAAGCGCTGCATCCCGACAAGTTCGCCAAGGATCTCGCCGCTGGAATCAACAAACTCATGGCCGATCCCGCCCTCCGCCACCGCATGGCCCAAGCCGGACGCCAGCGCGCCGAAGACCACTTCAGCTGGAAGAGCATCGCCCGCAAGACCCACGCGCTGTACAAGACGCTGGCGGGGTGA
- a CDS encoding exosortase/archaeosortase family protein — translation MATESTCTPEMNPAAAEGRPSPLMQPQMLRRVAVWGLPALLVVLFLVWPYQQWDYDQRESILIGWARWVSKRADWQFCLLVPFLVGWLVWLRRDELRRLPWQGTWLGLPVLAAGLFSYWIGYKATTGYPGFLAVQLVLAGGILLVAGRQWMRTLFFAWLFLFFTWPMQPLEDSVASPLRPFTASMAARVLRVLGTPALNEGSALQSAPDAARGTHVGDAFSLDVDAKCSGINSLFALMMISALLGYLALRRPRSRFILFLCSVPLAVAGNVVRLLLLVWGTLSFGQEFAVGRHFEDHQEMSFFHTFAGFAVFGVALAGMFMLCWLFEGREMKSNLRRHGTPAGAGGTWSTILAPERTLRHLAAAVVLPLATLAVCACTDVGFHVAAPGVRLRDETPRGPLLPLSLGDYQGREYDMTPEEKNLLDEGVKLARNVYAAATGRQIMATVILSGFEKRSLHRPEVCLPNQGWTVTDRMQIPLVMEDGRTINMMMMRIFRDVEPKPGLRVRTRALNFYWYIGSDGVTCADHYEHVFLSYYDAVFRNIQHRWAMASIFVPLPEQTVGQEDPIQELTAMEDGRAFISKLAPTFMLTREQWQQLSGSNPPASAP, via the coding sequence ATGGCAACAGAATCCACCTGCACACCTGAAATGAACCCCGCTGCGGCAGAAGGCCGCCCCTCTCCGCTGATGCAGCCGCAGATGCTGCGCCGGGTGGCGGTGTGGGGCCTGCCAGCGCTGCTGGTGGTGCTCTTTCTGGTGTGGCCCTATCAGCAGTGGGACTACGACCAGCGGGAGAGCATCCTGATCGGCTGGGCCCGCTGGGTGAGCAAGCGCGCGGACTGGCAGTTCTGCCTGCTGGTGCCGTTTCTGGTGGGCTGGCTGGTGTGGCTGCGGCGCGATGAGCTGCGGCGGCTGCCGTGGCAGGGCACCTGGCTGGGGCTGCCGGTGCTGGCGGCGGGCCTGTTTTCCTACTGGATCGGCTACAAGGCCACGACGGGCTACCCGGGCTTTCTGGCGGTGCAGCTGGTGCTGGCGGGCGGCATCCTGCTGGTGGCGGGGCGCCAGTGGATGCGCACGCTCTTCTTTGCGTGGCTGTTCCTGTTTTTCACCTGGCCGATGCAGCCGCTGGAGGACTCCGTGGCCTCCCCGCTGCGCCCCTTTACGGCCTCCATGGCAGCCCGGGTGCTGCGCGTGCTGGGCACCCCGGCGCTGAATGAGGGCTCGGCCCTGCAGTCTGCGCCCGATGCGGCACGTGGCACGCATGTGGGAGATGCCTTCAGCCTGGATGTGGATGCCAAGTGCAGCGGGATCAATTCCCTCTTTGCGCTCATGATGATCTCCGCGCTGCTGGGCTACCTGGCGCTGCGGCGGCCGCGCTCCCGGTTCATCCTCTTTCTGTGCTCCGTGCCGCTGGCGGTGGCGGGGAATGTGGTGCGCCTGCTGCTGCTGGTGTGGGGCACGCTGAGCTTTGGCCAGGAGTTTGCCGTGGGGCGGCATTTTGAAGACCACCAGGAGATGTCCTTTTTCCATACCTTTGCCGGGTTTGCGGTGTTTGGCGTGGCGCTGGCCGGGATGTTCATGCTGTGCTGGCTGTTTGAGGGCCGGGAGATGAAGTCCAACCTGCGCCGCCATGGCACGCCTGCGGGCGCTGGCGGCACGTGGAGCACCATCCTGGCACCGGAGCGCACGCTGCGGCATCTGGCGGCAGCCGTGGTGCTGCCGCTGGCCACGCTGGCTGTGTGCGCCTGCACGGATGTGGGCTTTCATGTGGCGGCACCGGGCGTGCGCCTGCGGGATGAGACCCCGCGCGGGCCCCTGCTCCCGCTCTCTCTGGGAGACTACCAGGGCCGCGAGTATGACATGACGCCGGAGGAAAAGAACCTGCTGGACGAGGGGGTGAAACTGGCGCGCAATGTGTATGCCGCAGCCACGGGCCGGCAGATCATGGCCACGGTGATCCTCAGCGGCTTTGAAAAGCGCAGCCTGCACCGCCCGGAGGTCTGCCTGCCCAACCAAGGCTGGACCGTGACGGACCGCATGCAGATCCCGCTGGTCATGGAGGACGGCCGCACGATCAACATGATGATGATGCGCATCTTCCGTGATGTGGAGCCCAAGCCCGGCCTGCGCGTGCGCACCCGCGCCCTGAATTTCTACTGGTACATCGGCTCCGATGGCGTCACCTGCGCCGACCACTACGAGCACGTCTTCCTCTCCTACTACGACGCCGTCTTCCGCAACATCCAGCACCGCTGGGCCATGGCCTCCATCTTTGTGCCGCTGCCAGAGCAGACCGTGGGGCAGGAGGACCCCATCCAGGAGCTGACCGCCATGGAGGACGGGCGCGCCTTCATCTCCAAGCTGGCCCCCACCTTCATGCTGACCCGCGAGCAGTGGCAGCAGCTCAGCGGCTCAAATCCTCCTGCGTCAGCACCTTGA
- a CDS encoding DUF6941 family protein: protein MTIQLAAVCDFADDYQGKLCVIGAFDTLCSPSFPVVHPQCSIALRFVFTADDVGKHEFVIRCVDPEGKECLPPVPVQMEVAFPSAFIPFVSRNVVYSLQRLKFDRQGLYRWLVQHGEDTVASIPLRVTLYDERRSATGPAG from the coding sequence ATGACCATCCAGCTCGCCGCTGTCTGTGACTTTGCTGACGACTATCAGGGCAAGCTCTGCGTCATCGGAGCCTTTGACACGCTGTGCTCACCCTCATTCCCCGTCGTGCATCCGCAGTGCTCCATCGCCCTGCGCTTCGTCTTCACCGCCGATGATGTGGGCAAGCACGAGTTCGTCATCCGCTGCGTGGACCCTGAAGGCAAGGAGTGCCTGCCGCCCGTGCCGGTGCAGATGGAGGTGGCGTTTCCTTCCGCCTTCATCCCCTTTGTGTCGCGGAATGTCGTTTACTCCCTCCAGCGGCTCAAATTCGACCGCCAGGGCCTCTACCGCTGGCTGGTGCAGCACGGGGAGGACACCGTGGCCAGCATCCCGCTGCGCGTCACGCTCTACGATGAGCGCCGCTCCGCCACCGGCCCCGCAGGCTAG